Proteins encoded by one window of Deltaproteobacteria bacterium:
- a CDS encoding isopenicillin N synthase family oxygenase translates to MSAGIPEVDFGPFLKGDAAARRRVADEVRTACGEYGFLNVANLPLPSELVQRVAAKAKEFFALPAEVKDAIGRSDLDVISGYVGVAVEHLDTQQPGDLKESFSLNQASLKLLDRWHIPVAGFRETVLELHEAAAHACAALVRAMALSLGAPEDFFEDKHAPHASTARFFHYPPLTRPPGDGQLRAGAHTDYGTVTLVFQDEVEGLEALVDGRWLTVPVVPGTVTVNVADLLSRWSNGIYRSPKHRVALPSANAEQSRYSNVFFYNPNSAATVRCLDSCCDAGRPARYPPIAAGEFLRQRRAAQYQ, encoded by the coding sequence ATGTCAGCCGGTATCCCGGAAGTCGATTTCGGACCGTTCCTGAAGGGTGACGCGGCGGCGCGCCGCCGGGTCGCGGACGAGGTCCGCACGGCCTGCGGCGAGTACGGCTTCCTCAACGTCGCCAACCTGCCGCTGCCGTCCGAGCTGGTCCAGCGCGTCGCCGCCAAGGCCAAGGAGTTCTTCGCCCTGCCCGCGGAGGTCAAGGACGCCATAGGCCGATCCGACCTGGACGTCATCTCGGGCTACGTCGGCGTCGCCGTCGAACACCTCGATACCCAACAGCCGGGAGACCTCAAGGAATCCTTCAGCCTGAACCAGGCCAGCCTGAAGCTGCTGGACCGCTGGCACATCCCGGTGGCCGGTTTCCGCGAGACGGTCCTGGAACTCCACGAGGCCGCCGCGCACGCGTGCGCGGCACTGGTTCGCGCCATGGCGCTTTCCCTGGGCGCGCCCGAAGACTTCTTCGAGGACAAGCACGCGCCCCACGCCAGCACCGCGCGTTTCTTCCACTACCCGCCGCTGACGCGCCCGCCTGGAGACGGACAACTGCGCGCCGGAGCGCACACCGACTACGGCACCGTCACACTGGTCTTCCAGGACGAGGTGGAAGGTCTGGAGGCGCTGGTGGACGGCCGGTGGCTGACGGTCCCGGTGGTGCCTGGCACCGTCACGGTCAACGTGGCGGACCTCCTGTCACGCTGGAGCAACGGCATCTACCGTTCGCCGAAGCATCGGGTGGCCCTGCCGAGCGCCAACGCGGAACAGTCCCGGTACTCCAACGTGTTCTTCTACAACCCCAACAGCGCGGCCACGGTCCGGTGCCTCGACTCCTGCTGCGACGCCGGCCGGCCCGCCCGGTATCCCCCCATCGCCGCCGGAGAATTTCTCAGGCAGCGGCGCGCCGCCCAGTACCAGTAA
- a CDS encoding DsbA family oxidoreductase, translated as MADRVTLEVFSDFVUPWCYLSTGRIEKLRHNYDLNVVYTQFPLHPETPTEGKPRNMSGPSRVDTMLAREGLPFTERKFSYNSRLAQEVAKWAKREEREDAFNDAVFRAYFVDAANIGEPEVLLGLAEEAGLPVEGARRILSDRAFEQEVNDDWQRCHSLGVRAVPTYLSEGLAIVGAEPYDRLEQLVTEAGATRLTDPTDA; from the coding sequence ATGGCTGATCGAGTGACCCTGGAGGTCTTCTCCGACTTCGTCTGACCGTGGTGCTATCTCAGTACCGGGCGTATTGAGAAACTCAGGCACAATTACGATCTCAACGTCGTCTACACCCAGTTCCCGCTCCATCCCGAAACCCCGACCGAGGGCAAGCCGCGCAACATGAGCGGGCCCAGCCGGGTGGATACCATGCTCGCGCGCGAGGGCCTGCCGTTCACGGAACGGAAGTTCAGCTACAACAGCCGGCTGGCCCAGGAAGTGGCGAAATGGGCCAAACGCGAGGAGCGGGAAGACGCCTTCAACGACGCTGTGTTCCGCGCCTACTTCGTCGACGCGGCGAACATCGGGGAGCCGGAGGTCCTGCTCGGACTGGCGGAAGAGGCGGGATTGCCGGTGGAGGGAGCGCGCCGGATCTTGTCCGACCGCGCCTTTGAGCAGGAAGTCAACGACGACTGGCAGCGCTGCCATTCCCTGGGCGTGCGCGCGGTGCCCACCTATCTCTCGGAGGGCTTGGCCATCGTCGGCGCGGAGCCGTATGACCGGCTGGAGCAGTTGGTCACCGAGGCGGGTGCCACCCGTTTGACGGACCCCACGGACGCTTGA
- a CDS encoding type II toxin-antitoxin system RelE/ParE family toxin yields the protein MAADLLLALNAADTLRDLSPLKSVGLHKLKGERKAQWAMTVNGPWRICFEFRKGDAFNVEIVDYHKG from the coding sequence ATGGCCGCGGACCTTTTGCTCGCACTCAACGCGGCCGACACGCTTCGGGACCTGAGCCCGCTCAAGAGCGTCGGACTCCACAAGCTCAAGGGCGAGCGCAAGGCGCAGTGGGCCATGACCGTAAACGGGCCTTGGCGAATCTGCTTCGAGTTTCGCAAGGGCGATGCCTTCAACGTGGAGATCGTCGACTATCACAAAGGATGA
- a CDS encoding HigA family addiction module antitoxin codes for MPPVVHPGRLLKREIEARGLSANRLALALGVPSGRVTDILNGRRSITAETAVRLGRYFGNRPGFWLALQSQYDIALVERDRGAEIDNQVRPAAST; via the coding sequence ATGCCCCCTGTCGTCCATCCGGGAAGACTGCTGAAACGTGAGATCGAGGCCCGCGGACTGAGCGCCAACCGGTTGGCCCTGGCCCTCGGTGTCCCCTCCGGCCGTGTCACCGACATCCTGAACGGACGGCGCTCGATCACCGCGGAAACGGCGGTGCGGCTGGGACGCTACTTCGGCAATCGCCCCGGTTTCTGGCTCGCACTCCAGAGCCAGTACGACATCGCGCTGGTCGAACGGGACCGCGGCGCGGAGATCGACAACCAGGTGAGGCCGGCAGCCTCAACTTGA
- a CDS encoding metal ABC transporter substrate-binding protein: MKRPGSLFLAIAAGFWISVLSTFAWAQSVNVVTTVIPAAYIVEELGGARVNVAALVPPGASPHMFEPVPSDIRKLVRARYFVSIGGGLDAFSEKLLAAAPKGIEVVALIDTPNLNLLEAAEHHHHHGEEKAAMKDEHHGHGEEKAARKDEHHGHGEEKVAKESGEEHGDFDPHFWLDPIRVRDAVVPAVTQRLIAADPAGKDYYEKRRQDFQRRLTALDQRVRSELAKAKVRKYIAFHDAWVYFAERYGLEEVAVVQEFAGEEPTPKEVAKLVRDARAEGLGAMLVEPQLSPRVAQTISKEFGGRTVVVDPLGDPGDAARDSYEKLLQFNARGFGKALQSNVN, encoded by the coding sequence ATGAAGAGACCGGGGAGCCTGTTTCTTGCCATCGCGGCCGGCTTTTGGATCAGTGTGCTTTCAACCTTTGCCTGGGCGCAGTCGGTCAACGTCGTCACGACCGTGATTCCGGCGGCGTATATCGTCGAGGAGTTGGGCGGGGCGCGAGTCAACGTGGCCGCGTTGGTGCCGCCTGGGGCAAGCCCCCATATGTTCGAGCCCGTGCCCAGCGACATCCGAAAACTCGTCCGGGCGCGGTACTTCGTCAGCATCGGCGGCGGGTTGGATGCCTTTTCGGAGAAGTTGCTGGCGGCGGCCCCCAAGGGAATCGAGGTCGTGGCGCTGATAGACACGCCGAACCTGAACCTCTTGGAAGCAGCAGAACACCACCATCACCACGGCGAAGAGAAGGCGGCCATGAAGGATGAACATCACGGCCATGGTGAAGAGAAGGCCGCCAGGAAGGATGAGCATCACGGCCATGGTGAAGAGAAGGTCGCCAAAGAGAGCGGCGAGGAACACGGGGATTTCGATCCGCACTTCTGGCTGGACCCGATCCGCGTCAGGGACGCCGTGGTTCCGGCGGTGACGCAACGGTTGATCGCAGCGGACCCGGCCGGCAAGGACTACTACGAGAAGCGCCGCCAGGACTTCCAACGGAGGCTGACCGCCTTGGACCAGCGGGTCCGGTCGGAGCTGGCCAAGGCGAAGGTGCGCAAGTACATCGCCTTCCACGACGCCTGGGTCTACTTTGCCGAGCGCTACGGGTTGGAGGAGGTGGCGGTGGTCCAGGAATTCGCCGGCGAGGAACCCACGCCCAAGGAAGTGGCCAAGCTCGTGCGCGACGCCCGCGCCGAGGGGCTCGGGGCCATGCTGGTGGAGCCGCAACTGAGTCCCCGCGTGGCCCAGACCATTAGCAAGGAGTTCGGTGGCCGGACCGTAGTGGTGGATCCGCTGGGCGATCCCGGCGATGCCGCGCGAGACAGCTACGAGAAGCTCCTGCAGTTCAACGCCCGCGGCTTCGGAAAGGCGCTGCAAAGCAACGTGAACTGA